The Dreissena polymorpha isolate Duluth1 chromosome 4, UMN_Dpol_1.0, whole genome shotgun sequence region CGGTGAGAAATTACACAAAAATTGCCCTCGGAAAAACAAAAGATGCGCTGCTTGTCAGTTCGCATTGCGGTAATTCAGCAAAGAGAGAAATATATGCAAAACAGTTACAAAAATACATCACTGTGGATATATTTGGTGGGTGTGGGCAGAAATGGAATTGCGGACAACTTTATGTACATGACTCATGTTTTGGCATTCTTAATACAACATACAGATATTTTCTCGCTTTTGAAAACTCATTGTGTCGAAGTTATTTCACGGAGAAATTGTTTGAAAACTTCAACTACGATGTCCTTATCGTCACGCGCGGTGGAGAATACGGGCAAGCAACAAAACTTTTCCCCAAAGGATCAGTTATTAGCACGGATTCGTTTGAGAGCGCTGACACCCTTGGTAAATATCTTTCAGAAATTTCAGCGTCCATTCAAAAATATGCATCGCTTCTTCAAGCAAAGGATCAATACGAAGCGATATCTTACAAGGCTACATATCAGAAGGCGCTGTGTCAGATTTGCGAGATGTTGAACAACCAGGACAAATACCGTCGACACATCCCTGATACTTACAACTGGACCTACAGTCAGCATCCGTGTAGGCAGCCGACGGATTTACCTTGACAATCtgtattgtttaaaagtttagcGTGTTGTTAAAATGAGTTAAAAATAAAACTCATTGCTATCCCTCAATCAACATCTTAAAAAAACGACTCAATTAACAAGGTTTttgctatttaaaatgtatatcgACCCAGGTAATCGTTTCCTCACACCTTTACATTCTTTTGTCAAAATTCACTTTCTTTTTCAAAAAAACTGATGAGAAGATGTTCAATATTTTACGCTTTGTACGTTGTATTCGTACACAGGTTTTAAACCATTTTCGTTTTATCGAAACTATTGTGTTCACGCACACTACACAATAGGTATACACGATAACGTTACAAATATGTCTGCTAAATTGTTTGtagaatttaattaatatatgcgCAATTATGCATAAAGGCATTCTATAAGGTATACCAGTTTTATCATCTTAATAATacagttaacaatatatgtatTGTTCTTTATATTTTCGGAATCTGTTTGCGATTGTTTAAGGGTACCGTTCCttataacaaacacaaacaaaatgtccCATGCTATCAAACGTTGTTAAGGTGTAGAATTTCTGAAGACTGTTTGGCAGTATACTATTTCACACCGTTTTACGCGTCACGTCGATGACAGAGTGTGCCGTCGAAGACAGACAGTTGGTCTTGACCGCGAACAACATGTAGGTTATAAATTCGGTCGGTATAATTATATCACGCAAGTTAGGCCAGAAACATTGCTACGAACATATTGTCAATTGACTGAGGACGCAACCAAGTAATTTTGGActcaagtttttaaagaaatgtaaacGAGTACGAAGTTAAAGTTTCCGAAACAACATTGAAAATGACTGATTTGTGTTCAAAATatctcaagtttgaaataaatgactggaTTTCGTGTTATATACTTACGCATTTATCCATTGGGGATACGTAAGACAAATATATGTCCCATTGAGCTGTTTCATGAACATGTTACAGGCGTCTAAACTGACCCCGTCGAAACAAAAATGATGCCGTAGTaggcagatatgtattttaaatgatgacgatgattgtAGAAACGCTGTAGAAGATGCTAACGAAgatgacagattgtcaaaataacttttttatttatttctctctTCTTTTTGTACTTATATACACAATTAAGAAGCGAAACTGTCCTTTGTAATATATTCTCAAGACAGGAAGGTTATGTATGCTGTAGATGTATGAATATATGTTCAATAATCTTGATTGTgatacctatataatatatataacgaGGCTATAATATAAGGTGGCACtcaggtgacatcaccgctcaaaaAAAGACGGgtaaacagaacttgtgttttccgctccaaaaaaagacGGGAAAATAAGTCTGTAATAAGACGGgaaatagagaatatatggttggtgccGTGATGATGAaaggtgaggcttagaaaaagaaaatagggcgagctttagcgattcgatttatcctgcttcataccgttgacacattttatcaaagacaaatgattaattgacataacaatataattattattgtcgaGCCTcgtacatgtacacaacattcctgacgaccaaataactaccgattgtgtcacgtaaaaaatagttccactttaaactgttcctttcaATACTTTCCTagtgaaaatatgagaagaaataaaaaaacgaataatGGGcggaatcgagaatgtgataattttcttggtaaaaaatgaaaaaaaaaaatgcagcagcaaacAAAAAACTAAATTGCATTTCCCTTAATTATGTTAATGATAACTTTAATACATTGCTTATAATAATAAAGTTACCATGATATACACAGCAATTgtttgttcttccatccctttgtcgaaatccattttctgtgTTTCTATCCCTATTatctaaatgtattttaaaccacactattttcgatagcgtttgtatcgaaatcaatgctaaccactctgacccaaaacccgatttgcgaaatcgtaatcctgtagTAGCGAtgtattttattcctatcgaagttaacaattatgaatgacaaacacacaatccgaaatacgtttatgattcgttcgatgctttaggtcactccaaattgatttattggtctaaggatttgtttgaaaaaaaaagttaaagaggcgagcgaaaaattatttttttttgaaaacaggaacattctcgagcgagcgaagagcgaagaaaaaaaaatcacatttcgatagaaaaatattgcattatcaagaAATACAGGTTTGaacagctatattttacattcaaataaattctTATACACAGAATATATATCGATCTCATATTTATgggagtaagttgcatatgacctttgaccacgaaatatacatgtaacaatatcATTGGagtgagggacacatgtctacTTACTTCCTTTAAACAGTGAATGCTGtaaaaaggtataccatgttgcaagctgtgaaaaggtataccatgttgcaatatcacttgaagagggacaatcatcaaaatgataatgacagacagtcggacaaaggccatgcatataataCATTGTCGCTACCTTGTTgtaaaaggggcatatcgatggcaagtacggtattgtatttttctgaaataaatttaaacactacaaaagaccttatttaatgtttctgaaatacacaggcctagctgttaaacatgttccgTTAACcgtgtattttaaaaattataatacaatgtttcatgaaacttttaaaaccagcatttaatgattttatgtttattttttgttcacttaaaattgtgttaaaggaaaaatttgcctacatatagggacataccgtccatatgcccatttaatgaaaaaaaagtagAACAAATCTTACGCCATGttcccgatgttgtttgaaattgaacatgcttcaccggtatctgctgatagttgcatgttcgaacgtaaacaaacacattcaaataagtcacagaacgtagaagatgtgtttatatttttaagggttGGCTTCAGCAACTTTTtaccgcaatttgttaaaacggtcacgacaTCGAAACATGTACTGCTTGCGCTGGAAGCTATTTTTCTGGTTGTCTAGATCGAATTttttagcgtctgcagttatcGATTATACGAAAAACTATATGTGGCAttcgtattcagcgtcaaaattGTTTCTGCTAGATTgcgtttttttcacaaattaataaaaacatgcgctatggttacagaagaacacaaaaatgagtgcgagcggtaaaaaaagtaatttattttccttttttaagaaataggtgcggcaaatccgacgaccaacagaTAAATTTGGAGtggctttacaaatatttaagaaatactgttaaaaccaccacgtcaaaattgttgtcccttaacttctgagagaaactagatagtatgtttcgtctgagaaatgacgtcacactagatacgtcataaattgtgtgatcaagtcaatgaaaatgataactattagggatggcaaaattattcgaatattcgaatattcgattgaatggtcagtattcgaataacagaattgatattcgcatattcgcatttttttccaaacgttatTGCCTTTATATGTAATGACCTGCGAGCCGCTAACAAATTGGCCACCGAAATTACTTGGGATTTACATGTCTGATGTGACGTTCTCTGTGTCAAACCAGGTATGTGAATTAGTacgttaatacacatacctggtccaactgataacgcggcccgtataaGCGTTgcttgcgcaatgcaatatacacactctaagaaaggcccgaactgttgtttgtcaatgtggtgccaattaacggcttcatttgactggcgaataataattaagtttgtgTCAACACTTTATGAACAGCCATTTAAATGAGTGAATTACTCAATTTGCgcataatttatatttcagctgatctgtcgatcagatctccgactttcattcataaaataccggattattacgctggtggaaaatgtatcggcatgttttggttttgtttagttacagcgcgtgttttcattgtataagctccgcccataattattccAGAATAACCCATTGACGATTTTCTTCTCTGTtcatatgaaatttggcacgtgccgtgctAAATCGAGGCTCGCTTTACGTAACCTACGACGGGCTTCTTGGTTTCTAACCGGCATCGGGCGGCTAGGCAACGACATATGACATTATTCTCGTTTGGAAAAATACGACTTTGTGTTACTATTGTGCTTGTTGATTTTGCAAAGAAAGTGCATCAATGGTTCAGCGCGTAAAATGACAAAAGTGTGTCGTTTTGGCATTAAAGTACgttataaagcaaaataaaattttatgacatgatgtttttcctttttttttcttttttttaaacctatttatttaagctcgattgcgtaacaagccaaagcttatatgaaacgctctcgagtccgtttccttggtgtctatgggggagatctaaataaCGCTCCCACagaggggatcgaacccgtgacctcccgatcgctaggcggacaccatatccaacaataatatgtttttccttatatttgctcttgaatatttggtgtactttgcatgcattatgatatgtttctttataaaaatgtacacgcAATCGTCTTCGTATTCAGCATACAGATATAACTTACAAAgcaatggaagttaacacagaacaagtttcactctttcctgatatatttcgctTAAATAGGCTTTCCCAAAGTTTTTTCtacaattaagctacattttctttctatttctcaacacaacaattgtatattcaattgtatttctgtgtcaatttatattaaatatcccaactggatacgaaactgagtaaaAGTTATATCCaaccagccgttttatgcgaatattcgaatattcgattgaatggatttgcgaatattcgaataccgatataggaattcgatgccatccctaataacTATGGAAAGCTGGTtcgttaatatattttaaaaaagaacaaaCGGATGATAtacaatataacgataacattcatgatgcgtcccaatacatttcaaaggtcaaatattagaacatgtttatcggcgcgtaggaatacatacttacggttagatcgcGGTCACGGGAGGTACTGCCGGAGATCAATTAgcttatccgaccctgctttattatgTCAATGTTTGCGAAAGAGGCAGGATAAAACACGATAAAACgcttgtgcgcacaagataatcgccCAATCACATACATGGATTATAGGTTAAAGGGTTTAATcgcaatatagcgattgtgtttttcCGTCTCcaaaaaaagacgggaaaacagacttattttgtgtttccccgagttaattttGTTTGGAGCGGAAAAAAGTTCTGTTTTCTCGTCTTTGTTTTGGAGCGacgatgtcaccttagtgccaacGCATATTATAGCCtcgttatatatattatataggtatcACAATCAAGGTGATTGAACATATATTCATACGCCTACAGCATACATAACCTTCCTGTCTTGATAACATATTACAAAGGACAGTTTTGCTTCTTAATTGTGTATATAAGTACACAAAAagagagaaataaataaaatagttattttgacaatctgtcatTTTCGTTAGCATCTTCTATAGCGTTTCTGCCATCAtcggcatcatttaaaatacatatctgcctACTACGGCATCATTTTTTTTCGACGGGGTCAGTTTGGACGCCTGTGACATGTTCATGAAACAACTCAATGGGCGGATATTTGGCTTACGTTTCCCCATGGGATAAATGCGTAAGTATATAACACGAAAtccagtcatttatttcaaacttgagatATTTTGAGCAAAAATCAGTCATTTTCAATAATGTTTCGGAAACTCTCACTTTTTActcgttcacatttctttaaaaacttgcaacGAGTCCAAAATTACTTTGTGGACAATATGTTTGTAGCAATGATTCTGGCCTTACTTGCGTGATATAATTATACCGACCGAATTTATAACCTACCTGTTGTTCGCGGTCGAGTCCAACTGTCTTCTGTCTTCGACGGCACACTCTGTCATCAACGTGACGCGTAATACGGTTATCattttgtatttatgatatgaaCATATTTCTAAGtcatgtattcatgtatattaatGAAGTGAATGTCTGCAGATTAATTATATGATaagttcaattaaaaaacaaccaAATTCGTGTTTGTTGCAAACATTCATTATATTCGATTCACACGGAATTACACCATGTATCGCATGTGTTATATTACATATCAgaatacataaaatacatgttGGGGAATTCTCTCTTTATATGTTTAGTTACAATTTCACGGGCCAAGAAACGTACAGCCCCAGTTTGGTTCCAAAATGTGTTTCGTACCAAAGAcgtatcttaaaaataaatatatctgtCATCTATACCGCTCTTTATGGTCCGAATTACACTTCACACGCATTGAGATCCAGTTAAGTTTATTCAAGTCTTTGTTTCAAGTCAAGACATTTATTTGTCAAACCGAGAGAGGgcattttatgtttattaattgaAATTTAAGAGGGGATATCGATCTATTTATTGGTTGACACCAAgagtgtgtatttatttgtagatTTGTTAATATGTATATCGGTTGAAGTAAATGGGGGATTATAATATGTAGATTGCTTAAAACCAAGAGGGACATTTAACTGTAGATTTCTTGAAGCAAAGAGGAGGtcatttatctttttttcttgAAATCAAGAGTGGACATTTGTCTTTAGATTTGTTTAAAACAGGAGGAGATTTTCATCTGTAGATTGCATGAAACACAGATGGGACATTTTTATCTAGGTAACTTGGAACCAAGAGGAGCTAATCATATATTTATTGATTGAAACGTAGAATGGACATCGTTTTGAACCAGCTCGCTAGTGTGAAACATTCTATAGTTGCCGTTTTGTCAATTTGTCCGAATTCCGAGATTAATTGTAGCTTGATTGGTGTTGGTTTCGTTTCACACGATGCATTTATTTCTATTTGTACCAGCACTTAAACGCTTATTATATGAAACTTTATGTACAGTATTCATACATTATGGTCATGCTCCTATTGTCTGGATTCTTCCCTGCACTGATTTTTCAGTTATTGCCCTTAAGTAATAACATAACATTTGCAAGTGATTTATGAATTGTTTCCGCGCCGTTTCTAAATAACAAACACATATAAGTTTGACAGGggcattgtattgtattgttgcAAAGAATAATTTTAAAGAAGAAGTTATCCTTTGATTACACATATGACGAGACGACAGTGCGCATTGTAAGAGTGTACTTTCTTGATTTACATCAAATGCATCATCTGCGAACGGGAagaaatgtatgtgtgtaattattatatttattggatTGCTCCATACCCCGATAGTTAttgatattttctttattttcaattAGCTGGCAGTTCGAGTGTTACgttaatgaaatgaaaaaaaagcaGTAGGCAGATACAGTTATACAGATTTATTTGAATGTTGCTGGGACCGATACACAAGTTGAATCTTACGGTTATTTGAATTATACATCTATATGTAGTCTAAACACGAAGTTTGGTTTTAAGATCGTAATGACAAGTAAAGACATCTGTAGTGGCCTTACTACACAATGTCATGCGACGGGTTACatgtcaataaaaaaatattgaaataatatcatttaagtttatttaaatatattgaagcacgttaatttttttcaaaaacaaacaaacaaaagttgttttaaacattttttactgTGCAGGTCTATCCATACTCAATTGAATAAACAATCTTGTGAAATCAAGAGGCAATACCAAACTATTGAGATTCACAACAGGTGTGATCATAGCACTTCAAGTCGGAACAGTTGAAACAAAACATGGATGCAACATTTTTCGCACTCTAGGACCATTAACAATACCATTTTGTGCAGAATGTGGCATAGCgttttcaaacaatattaaaGGGACATAGGATCGATGCATGTACTACCATGCTAGTCTAGACACGAAATATTGTTAAAGCACGTTTCTATTTTAATATGGGGATAACCTACTGCAGCACTGTATTCGTCAATCGTTAAATATCAAGTGATGTTTTAAAGTGAATAACAATATGTCCATAAGACTCTAAGTTTATAGATAATATGTTAATTTATTGAAAGGTAAAACATTGAATTTACCTAACAATAAATGAGTGGGGAAATGGTCAAAACtaagataacaaaatattacCGATATTGCAATCTTTGTAATGGGATATATTGCATGAGATTGCGTTCAGAGTGAATGTGTGTAAGATTTCTTACGGTTTGagagatttaaacaataaaataaaaatacatattcaatTGACTCAAATAAAATGCGAGCTGATTTAGATTCACACTTTTGGTAAGCTAGAATTCCGAAATAAATAGACGATGAAATTTTAAAAGAAACTAAGTTTGTTAATACGGTTAAGCGAGACTTGACTTTATATTGCATATAAGGTGGGCACTTTTTGCAGATAGTAGTTATTCAAATTCTCAGTTACTTGAAGAGAAAAACTAACCTTATTTCAGTGGACACTAAGTCCCTGACAGGTATCGAAATACAAGGAATGTCCTTGTCATTTTGGGAAAAGCAATCTGGTCATATCGGGCAGATTGTAGTGAATGCAACGGCCCAAATttggttttgttttaaattgattgttcTACAATGATGAGTTTGAAACTGAATTTTTCTCTGCTTAAGTTCTTTGGACTCGTCAAGGACCGTGACTGGATTGACTTGGACCCATGGGAACCTCGCATATGCATTTTTAGGGTATTTAACTATAAATCTATgtaaacaaatgcaaaataaatgcaCGCATACAAATGTAGTTTACAAAACAGATGTGTTTTGATACTGAATTGGCATATGACAGATTTGGGTCAGAGGTATTTATGTCGATATTAATATTTCGACTTTATTAATAAACTGCAACGATGTTCGGAATGCAAGGTATGAACCTATCATCGCATACCTCTTTAAAGCCTGAACTTTCAGATTTCCATATTGCGCAATACAAGGTTTATTTAGTTTAGTTTTTActctaaaaataaattaatcttTTAAAACTTAGTTTAAGAGTAAAAATGCCTTTGGGATATGGTCCTTTGCACGACTTTTATAGGGTAAGAAAACCCCTGAGACTCGCAAATGTTATGTCAGCACTTATGTCTTTTACAGTCCTTAAGTACTGAAAAATGTATTTATCTCTTCTGTGATGATATAGCTACATTTGTATTCTTAAGGGAAATCTTATGTTCTTACAATATGACTATGTAAACATCACAACTGAACAATATTTATAACTTTCCTCTTAAACTGATTTACTGTACACCTTATATGGTATGCTTAGTTATTTTTTTCCGTGATTTATATGTTCTTGTACAATTTGCCTGGTCGTGTTGAATGGTTTATTAATGCTTCTAGTGTCTTCGGTAAATAATGTTGAGGTTCTTATGTGTTCTCTGACAGCCTCAAAGATCTAAATGTCTACTTTAAGTATAGATTTATTGCATGTGCATGATCTAATCATGACATTCCATAAATCAGATATGATGCACGCTGTAAGATTATTTCTTGATATCACAGTTAAGTGTTTATCATTTGACAAACCTATTTTCAAGATGAAAATACTT contains the following coding sequences:
- the LOC127879200 gene encoding alpha-(1,3)-fucosyltransferase C-like — its product is MVEKIYIFGFCIALAIAFIVLSLSWTELYQVELRPSPMQKNRSFRVLFPDVHFQLTSRPDAMMNDFSQCQYNNCILTHSMSERPQSDALIITGRRIGHFKTPFPRTPEQIWIFHQIESSQHYDYEGTEWRTDPGWRYGFNWSMTYDNINTDVQFPYGGITTKLIKTVRNYTKIALGKTKDALLVSSHCGNSAKREIYAKQLQKYITVDIFGGCGQKWNCGQLYVHDSCFGILNTTYRYFLAFENSLCRSYFTEKLFENFNYDVLIVTRGGEYGQATKLFPKGSVISTDSFESADTLGKYLSEISASIQKYASLLQAKDQYEAISYKATYQKALCQICEMLNNQDKYRRHIPDTYNWTYSQHPCRQPTDLP